From the Methanocaldococcus fervens AG86 genome, the window AGATTTCTCTAAAAAAGTCTCTATCTCCATAAATTTCACCGATGAAAACTAAAAATAAATTTAATAAAAATAAAAAATTTATGCATCAACTTCTTCTCCAAATGATTGCTTTGGCAATATTACTGCTGCTATACTAGCGGCTAATACTGCCTTTATTATATCTCCTGGAACAAATGGGAATGCCCCCATCCACAATAACTCCCAAATTCCTGGGAAGGAGCCTTTAATTAAAGCTAACCAAAGTCCTAAGCCCAATAATCCAAATCCATAAATTATGACGAAGTTGGCAAATAACATAACTGCGAGCATAGGTAAAAAGTTCCTTGATTTTACGTATTTATCAACTACATATCCAATGAATAAAGCCGCTACAACAAATCCAATTAAATACCCACCAGTTGGACCTAAAAGATGAGAAAATCCTCCTGAGAAATTGGCAAACCATGGAACCCCTAAACCTCCCAATAAAATATATATTGCCTGACTTAAACCTCCCCATCTCCTACCTAATACGACTCCATCTAATAAAACAGAAAATGTCTGCCCAGTTATAGGCACTGGAGTCCATGGTAAGAATATCCTTATTTGTGCCAAAGCTCCGGTTAAACAGGCTAATCCAAAAGCTAAGAGGAATTTGTTTGCTGTAGATGTGTTGTATCTCCACGTAAAAAACTGTAATCTTGCTCTTTCATACCTACTTAATAAATGCTTAATCTCCATGCTCTCACCTTTATTTCCTATAGTAAATAATTTTATTTAAAGCTTTTTATTACTTCGTGAAAGGAACCAGAGGCATTTTGATTTCCATTCACAATCACCACATACATCTAAAACATCATAAAAATTTTCAAATCTTTCATTTACGAGGGAGATAAGGTCTTTGGCTCTAACTCTTGAGCCCTCCTTTAAATTTAGTTTTTTAAGAACCTTCAGATCCATGTCCTCAACTTTCCCTTTTTGGCATTTTCCATTTATATTGTATGGACAGTAAGAGCAGATTACATCACATTTGGCAATCACTTCTATTTCAGGATTTAAATCTATAACCTCAACAATTTTAGCCATGTTTTTTATAAACTCTTCACTATATCCATATCCTTGAAATCCCTGCATGCATAGAAGGTGATGAGCTCGAATTTTTAAAATATTTTTCATTTACTCACCAGTTAATTAAAATGTTGCTTTAACAGCTTTTCTGATATATCTCCAATATGGGGAATTTATATTTCTCACCGTTATAGGCTTTAACCATCCCAACAATCCCTAGAATAATTATCGCTATAGTTATTAGTGAGAGATAACCTTCCAATAATTGGATTACCGAGATAATTATCACTGCAAAATGTAAAATTAAAAATGTTACAAATGACTGCATAGCGTGGAATTTTATAAATTCATCCTCTCTTTCCAACAACAAAAATATTAATCCGCTAACCCAAAACAATAAATAACATAAAGCTCCCTCAACGTTCCTACTCAATCCAAAAGCCATTAATATCACCAAAAACTATAATCTTTCAAAATATTAAAATGGTGCCCATATACTCTTTCTATTCTACAAAAGAAATTATAAAAATTAGATGAATTTTATCAATTCTCTTATAGCCTCTCCAACATTCTTCGCCTTAACTACTCCAGAAGCTAATAAAACACCCTCAGCACCTAAATCCATAGCTGCCTTAACATCCTCTCCCTTAGATATTCCAGCTCCGCATAGGACTTTAACATCCTTATTTATCTCTTTAACAGCATTAACCGTTCCTTCAACAACTTCTGGATTTGCTTTTGATACTGGAATTCCTGTCCCTATAAGTTCTGGAGGTTCAACAGCAATATAATCAGGGTTTAAGGTTGCAACTGCTTTGGAAGTGTTTATATTATTTGTGCAAACAATTGTTTCTAATCCTAAATCTTTACATTTATTTATAACCGCCTCAATGTCTGCCAATAACATCCTCTTCTCTGAATGATTTATTAAACTTCCCTTACAACCGCAATCTTTAATAGCCTCAGCCAATATATGCCCTGTATGGCTTCCAGGATTTATATTATCAATGTGTTGAGCATAAACTGGGATATTAACGTTTTCAACAATTATCCTTAAATCTACAAATTGAGGAGCAACTCCAATTGTGACCCCACTTTCTTCACTAACCTTTTCAGCGGCTTTAGCTATTTCTAAACCTCTCTTTCCAATACTCTCTTTGTATGTCTTGTAGTTGATTACAATTAACATATCTTTCACCGTGAGAACATGATAATTCAGATAGAAGATTATTTTATTGGAATGATATTTAAAGGTAATCAATTAGTTAAAAATACGATTCCTCTGAGAAGGGAAGAGATATTTAAGTTCATGAATGGGTATATTGTCAAAAATCCAGAAGAGGAATATTTGGAAATAGGGGAAGTTATATTAAAACTATATTTTGCAGAAGTTGATGATAAAGAAGCAAGAGAGATGATAAATTACAAATTGGAAGTTCCTGAATTTACAAGAAAGGTTTTAGATATTGTTAAGAATATAGAATTTGGAAAAACAATAACTTATGGTGACATAGCTAGAAAATTAAATACATCACCAAGAGCTGTTGGTATGGCTTTGAAAAGAAATCCTCTACCTTTAATAATTCCATGCCATAGGGTTGTTGCCAAAAATTCTTTGGGCGGATACTCTTATGGATTGGATAAGAAAAAATTTATTTTAGAGAGAGAAAAATTAAATAAAAGAATTAAAATAAAAAACTAAAATAAGTTTTGGTATGGGAACATGATAATAAGAAAATTTACATCTAAAGATATAAGTGCTGTTGAAGAAATTGAGAAAGAGGCATTTAGAACACCATATCCAACCAATTTACTTTTAGGAATATGGGCAATGTATCCAAACTGTTTTTATGTTGCAGAGGTTAATGGAAAAGTAGTTGGCTATATATTGGGTAGTATGGATTGGGGGAACGGGCATATAGTATCCTTGGCTGTAAAAAAGGAATATAGAGGGCAGGGGATTGGAACAGCTTTATTAAAAACATTGGAAGATTATTATTTTAATGAGGCCAACTGCAACTACGTAGTTTTGGAAGTTAGGGTTTCAAACACTGTTGCAAGAAAATTTTATTATAAGATGAGGTATAAAGATAGGAAGCTCCTACCAAAATACTATGAAGATGGAGAAGATGCTATATTGATGATAAAAAAGAGACCGAATGCAAAAGGTCCTTTGATAATTACATTATGGTAGTAAAATTAAAATAAAAATAATCTCACTCCTTAGTTTTCTATTAACATGCTTCTCAAGAAGAGGCATTGCTTCCTTACGGAAGCAATGCATCCCGGTATACCAATAGGGCGGAGCCCTATGGTTTCTAAAAGGTTGGTGATATAATGTTAATAATACCGGCAGTTGATTTAAAGGATAAGAAATGTGTTCAGTTAATCCAAGGAGATCCAAACAAAAAG encodes:
- a CDS encoding biotin transporter BioY, which gives rise to MEIKHLLSRYERARLQFFTWRYNTSTANKFLLAFGLACLTGALAQIRIFLPWTPVPITGQTFSVLLDGVVLGRRWGGLSQAIYILLGGLGVPWFANFSGGFSHLLGPTGGYLIGFVVAALFIGYVVDKYVKSRNFLPMLAVMLFANFVIIYGFGLLGLGLWLALIKGSFPGIWELLWMGAFPFVPGDIIKAVLAASIAAVILPKQSFGEEVDA
- a CDS encoding DUF1284 domain-containing protein, whose amino-acid sequence is MKNILKIRAHHLLCMQGFQGYGYSEEFIKNMAKIVEVIDLNPEIEVIAKCDVICSYCPYNINGKCQKGKVEDMDLKVLKKLNLKEGSRVRAKDLISLVNERFENFYDVLDVCGDCEWKSKCLWFLSRSNKKL
- a CDS encoding DUF4870 domain-containing protein, which produces MAFGLSRNVEGALCYLLFWVSGLIFLLLEREDEFIKFHAMQSFVTFLILHFAVIIISVIQLLEGYLSLITIAIIILGIVGMVKAYNGEKYKFPILEIYQKSC
- the tpiA gene encoding triose-phosphate isomerase — its product is MLIVINYKTYKESIGKRGLEIAKAAEKVSEESGVTIGVAPQFVDLRIIVENVNIPVYAQHIDNINPGSHTGHILAEAIKDCGCKGSLINHSEKRMLLADIEAVINKCKDLGLETIVCTNNINTSKAVATLNPDYIAVEPPELIGTGIPVSKANPEVVEGTVNAVKEINKDVKVLCGAGISKGEDVKAAMDLGAEGVLLASGVVKAKNVGEAIRELIKFI
- a CDS encoding methylated-DNA--[protein]-cysteine S-methyltransferase, with the protein product MIIQIEDYFIGMIFKGNQLVKNTIPLRREEIFKFMNGYIVKNPEEEYLEIGEVILKLYFAEVDDKEAREMINYKLEVPEFTRKVLDIVKNIEFGKTITYGDIARKLNTSPRAVGMALKRNPLPLIIPCHRVVAKNSLGGYSYGLDKKKFILEREKLNKRIKIKN
- the rimI gene encoding ribosomal protein S18-alanine N-acetyltransferase: MIIRKFTSKDISAVEEIEKEAFRTPYPTNLLLGIWAMYPNCFYVAEVNGKVVGYILGSMDWGNGHIVSLAVKKEYRGQGIGTALLKTLEDYYFNEANCNYVVLEVRVSNTVARKFYYKMRYKDRKLLPKYYEDGEDAILMIKKRPNAKGPLIITLW